A single genomic interval of Zingiber officinale cultivar Zhangliang chromosome 4A, Zo_v1.1, whole genome shotgun sequence harbors:
- the LOC121971915 gene encoding uncharacterized protein LOC121971915: MNSCGFHQNAFAAREEMRPPFLAADRKAPILCPKPRRLRPLGVVAEPLRPFPWPSKDFPDPKAGEEDLVDMLLSKGGELHQPDSNSPFFCGSPPSRAANPVVHDARFGEDRPPAPFAPFPLTQSMMSPKHGCAHAKLGLLPAAVRVEGFDCLDGARRSCSGITAVA, encoded by the coding sequence ATGAACAGCTGCGGGTTTCACCAGAACGCCTTTGCCGCCCGTGAAGAGATGCGGCCGCCCTTCCTCGCCGCCGACCGCAAAGCCCCAATTTTGTGTCCCAAACCGCGGCGGCTCCGCCCGCTGGGCGTCGTCGCCGAGCCTTTGAGGCCGTTCCCGTGGCCCTCGAAGGATTTCCCTGATCCGAAGGCGGGGGAAGAAGACCTTGTCGATATGCTTCTCTCAAAGGGCGGAGAACTCCACCAACCGGACTCGAACTCGCCTTTTTTCTGCGGCTCTCCGCCGAGTCGCGCCGCCAATCCGGTGGTCCACGATGCCCGGTTCGGCGAGGACCGCCCGCCAGCTCCCTTCGCCCCCTTCCCGCTAACCCAGTCCATGATGTCCCCCAAGCACGGCTGCGCCCACGCCAAGCTCGGCCTCTTACCGGCGGCCGTCCGCGTCGAGGGTTTTGATTGCCTCGACGGCGCTCGCCGGAGCTGCAGCGGCATCACCGCCGTGGCCTAA